The region AATGGTTACACCGTAAACTTCCCAAGCCTGTTCTCCTTCTGCTTGTAATTCTGCGAGGGAACCAGCAAAATCTTCTGTTCCAAGTGCTGTTACAATCTGATCATAAGTAATCTGGCACTTATTTCCTTCAGGATTCTTGGCAGCAGCACCTTGTGCGATTCTAGTCCAACCATAGGAAGCTCCATTACCAGGATTTGCTATTAGCCAAACATTGCCCGCGGATTTGTAACTAATTGTTACGATGCAACCTGGTTTTAACAGAGAAGCATCAAAGGTTCCTCCGTTAGTGGTTGTAGTAACACCAGCTTGCGACCATCCATCCGCTTTTACTGCAAAACCATCAATTGCAACTTCATCTTTAACCTTTACCATAGTATGAGCGAATTCACCAATCGTTACACTATATACTTCCCATGCTTGATCCCCTTCACATTGAAGTTTACCTAAAGTACTAGCAAAATCTTCGGTTCCTAGCGCTTCTACAATCTGTTCGTAAGTAATTTGGCATTTATTATTCTCATCATTTTTTGCTGCTGCTCCTTGTGCGATTCTGGTCCAGGCATAAGGTGCACCAGTACCTGGTACTGCTACTAACCAAACATCACCATCGGATTTATAATTAATAGTAACAACAGAACCTGGCTTTAATAAAGAAGCATCAAAATTTCCTCCATCTAAAGTTGTAATAACACCATCCTGAGACCATCCATCCGCTTTTACTGCAAAGCCTTCAATCGAGGCATCATTCATCGTTGCAGGAAGTTGTTTTGCTTCATAACCAATCGTAACTGATTTAATTGACCATGCAGCATCTCCTTCACCCTGTAATACTGCAAGAGTACTTGCAAAATCTTCGGTTCCTAGGGCTTCCACGATTTGATCATATGTAATCTGACATGTTGAATTACTATCATTCTTAACTGCTGTCTGCTGCTGAATTCTAGTCCAACCATAAGGTGCACCTTCTCCCGGAACTGCTACTAACCAAACGCTACCTTCCGAGGTATAGTTAATGGTAAGAATACAACCTGGCTTAATTAAGGATGCATCAAAAGTTCCTTTATTTGATGTAGTATTAACACCGTTTTGATTCCAAGCATCACCACTTACATTAAAACCTTCAATTTCAACAGTATCTTTTACTTTTGTTAAGTTCGACCAATCTGACTCACCGAATCCGTCTGGCTTATCAAAGGAAACTGTAGTATCTACTGCCATTGCATTACCACTAGCATCACGGATTACGATATTATCTATATATAGATCTGCAGCACCAAAGCCCTGATCTTTTCCATTATCGGTTTCTTTTGTAAGGATGAAGAAGTTTTTAGCACCAGCTACAAAATACTGTGCCTCATTATCTAAAGTGCCAACTGCCTTATTTGGATTCTTTGTCTCAAGATAAACGGACCAAGGATCTTTGGATTCTTTTCTATCTGTTCCGCTATATGCATAGATAAACCCTGATACAGCACGGAATTTTCCATCCTTATAAGCAACGGTTACATCCATTTCTATCGAACGTACGTCTGCTACTCTACTCCTAAGTAAACTTGAAGTATCAATTGCTATGTAAGGAACTTTATCCTCTTGTATCTCCACCTTAAGTTGTTTGGAACCATTGAAATCGACAACGGATAATATCGACTTATCTGCATTACCAGGAGATGTATTTAATTCAATAAATCCATAATTCCCATCTTCAAAATCAATACCCACAAAAGATTCTTTCACTGGTGCAGTAGTTGGTGCTACTGTAGCAGTAGGTGCTACGGTTACTTGATCACCATCTGTAGACTTATCTCCTTTTTTGCAAGCAGAGATGGAGAAAATCATAACGAATACCAGAAAAATAGCTAAAAATCTTTTCTTCTTAAACATACTACTCCTCCTTATACTATAGATCATTTTCTCACGGTAAATCTTGTTACTGTAAGAATCCATAAACTGATATAAGCCATCCCTCTGCGGATTATACCAAAACACAATCAACCCCTCTCTTCTTTTTATACAAACGGTTAACCAACAATACCGCTTCGTTCCACGCCTTCAATAAATCGCTTTTGTAACAATACATAAACGATAACAACCGGTAAGATAACTAATACAATTCCTGCATATAGATATAGCCTTGCTATCGCTGGTGTCATTATTCTATCTACATTCGCTATGGTTTGCTGCAATGTTGTTATTTTTCTACTAATCACTATGTTAGGACTAATGTTAAATAAGTTACCAAAAAAAGTGTCATTATACTGCCATACCAAAGAAAATATAGCTACCGTTAATACGGATGGGATTGCATTCACTAGCATTATGCGAAAATAGGTATACCACATACCCGCTCCATCCACAAAAGCTGCTTCTTCAATTTCCTTCGGCAATCCTCGGAAAAATTGATTAAAAATATAAATGTATAACCCAGATCTTAAACCACATCCAAATAACGTCATAATAAACATTGGCTTCACGGTTCCCAGGTAATTTGGTACCTTCCCTGTTAACATAGAAAACAAGCCAAGTGGATTAAATTTCTGAAAGGTTACATAAATCGGTAAGATAACCGTATGTGTCGGTATGACTATCATTACGATAACCAACCCGAATAATAACTTTTTGAAAGGAAAATTAAATCTTGCAAAACCATATCCAACCATAGAGCATATCACTACTTGAATTACCATAAGACTAAGCACATAAGCTAAAGAATTTCCTAGGGTCTTTAGATAATCTAGTCGTAACCATGCGAGGCGATAACGTTCCATTGTTGGATTTTGAGGTATGATATAGACTAATTTATTTGCAAAGTCTGAGTCCGAAAAAAACGAACTACTCACGATACCTATGAGTGGACCTAAGATGACATAGCAAATGCCTATCAAAATAATCAGTCGGAATAACCAGAAAAGAGCTTCTTTGGACTTCGTTATGTATTTTTTTCTATTATTCGCAAACTGTTTATCGTTTTTCAATTTTTCAATTTCTATCTTACAATTTTGTATGAGATCCATTGTGCCCTCCTCTCTAGTTATAATAAAAAGTCTTCTTTGATATAGTTCCACAAACAATAATAAGGAATAAACAAACAACAATCATACTAATTAAACTCATTAAAGATCCTAGCCCATAATTTTTGGTCATAAAGATTGTATTATAGGATAGTTGCACTACATCACTGTTTGCAAAGTTATCAACTACCGTATAAACAATATTCGTTAGTATCAAAGGCATTATCATCGGTAAGGTTACCTTCCAAAATGTTTCATAACCAGTGGCACCCTCTATCTTAGCTACTTCATACAAGGAACTTGGAACCGCTTGCAATGCTGCAATAAAGATAATAATTTGAACTCCGGAGGCGGTGATAATACTACTAAGTCGGGATACTGCTCCAATAATATATAAAAAAACAGCATCGGGTATTGCTATATCACTAAAGAGACGTAGATAGTATTCGATATTTACTCCGGTTGAGGTAGCGCTTACGATTTCGTCCGGTGCAGAAGCTATTCCACCACCCATTAATTGCGTCGATAACGCAATGGCTTGTTGAATCGCTTCTGAATTTAGAATAACTGGTAGAAAAAATACTGCTCTGACAAACGTTCTTCCCTTGAACTTTTTATTTAGTAATAGTGCAACAAAAATACTAAAAAAGATAATTAACGGTATATCCACGACCATATCAAGCATGGAAGAAGTAAGTACTTGTTTAAAGGTTGGATGTGAAGTAAATAATTCTTTGAAATTAGCTAATCCAGTGTAGGTTAAGGTATATCCAACACCACCATCTTCAATGGTAGCAACCGACATGCCAAAACGTATGGTCATAATCAAACTTCTTAAGTAAAAAAGGATAAATCCAATTAACCATGGAGAGATGAAGAGTAAGCCAACAATAGCTCTTTTACGGCTGAGTGTTAATTTCTTTTTTTTCTTCATTCGTTCCTCCCTCCATTTCATAACCCTTTGCAGGGATTATTATGCCATCCGTCTTATATGCGAAATTCGTTGTATTTACATAGATGATAATACCGTTGTTGTATGTTATTTTTCTTACACCAGTATCTAAAATCTCATGTTTTTTTATGGTTGCACCAGTTACATTCTTTAGGACACTGTTAACTTCAGAATATAAAGAGATGGCATCCTGCTTCCAGTTTTCAAAAGTCGTGCTATATTTACTATTCAGACCGGTATATTTTAGTTCTGAAGAGCTTTGATAGGTAAATGTAAAATGAGGTGCTGCTCCATATTCAATTAATTTTAAAATTACATCACTCTTATCACTGGTATCCATCAGATTGATTGCACTGCCACAGTAATCGATACAACCATGGAAAATCATCTGGTATAGTGGTATTTCTTCATCCATGAGAAAGAAATCATTATGCACAAGCGGCGCATTTAAAATATTCGATGCATAAGGAAGGGAATAAGAATTTCCTCCGCTAACCATCATCTGTTTTCCTGTCCTCTTTAATGTTTCAAACTGCGCTTCCACAACTTGTTTCGCTTCCTCACGATTGATAAAATTCGTTCTTTTCTTATCCGAAGTAAGAACGTCTCCTAAATCACGTAATGAGATTCCAGTAATATCAATGTCTTTGATTCCTTTTGAAAAACCAGTTACATAGCGAGGTAAAAACTTTGGTGAAACTAGGTTGTAGATAGTCTCTGGATATCCAAGAGAGGATAACTGAATCAGCGTAGTTGGGTTTACCTGGCCGAAGATTCCTTCCATAGCACTACCGAAATAGAACACATTTTCAACTTTATGTTTATAACGCTTACTGATCCAAGTAACCTTTTGAAAAGCGACATCTGCATAGAGTTTTCCGCCATTTTCCTCTAAAGCTTTAGATAAATTTTCTAATTCTTTTTCGCTACCTAGTTTTTTTATTAATTTAAATTTATCTGTAACATCATGGAAGTAACCTCCATTAAATGTCCCTTGATAATTCATGATTATTTTGTTGACACCGTTCTGATTTAAGTCTTTTACTATGGTATTTGCATCTTCATACGTTGTCGCCTTATAAATCTCCCGGTACTGAGTACCTAAAAAGAAATTAGTACGCTTAACTCCGCCAATTACATCCATATAGAAATTAAGTTCCGTATTTTCCGCGTGTTTGGTTAGTTTTCCTTCTGATATCAAGCGCTCTCTGTAATAGTTTGCCATACCAGAATATCCATCGTACTCTTTCGTTAACATCGAATAGCGAACGGTGAAGTCTTGCTTCATCATCTTAGGTTCAATAATGGTCATCATCGTATCGTTTCCCGTATTTCCACCGATAGCAACTAATTCAAATCCTCTAACCGGGAAGGATACAAAAGCATTATTATACGAGTTTCGTACTCCTGAAATGCTTGCTGAAATATTAGCAAGGGAATCTCCTGATTCAATCGTAGCTAATACCCCATAATTCTCTTTTTGAATACCAAATAACGGTAATCTAGCAGGTTCTGTGTTTTCTACCACGGCGATATCAGCAACCAATGGATCAATTCCGTAAACAAATTGTGAGTATTCGGCTGCATTTACCTTCCCGTTATTAAAATAAACTAAGGAGCCAGAACCATTTGGTAGAACAAGATAGCCGGATTCCTCCATACCCCCAGCCGCAAAATAGCGTAATAATTGGATGCGATATAATTTTCCTCCGCCATATTCTTCAATTTGCGAGGTGTTAACCGTTGCTTTGATCCCATCTCCCACTAAACGGTATTCTAATGGTATTGTAAAAGAGATAGGAAGTTCAACATCCCCTTCTGCAACCGACATATCATTCCTATAGTCTTCTTCTGAATAGCCAGCTAAAATTAGGTATGATTCGATTTTATTTAAGGTAGCCATTGCAGCATTGATATCAAAAGCTAATTCTAAATATCCGCTGTAATCTTTTGATTCCTTATAACGTTTTCTAACATACTTTGCATCTTTTTCATCCAAATTTGCTAGGAAGGATTCTAAACGCTCGCTTTTTATGTACATTGGTACAATTCCAGTTTTACTTTTCGCATCACCAATTTTATAAATAAAGCGAAAACCATCCTTAATTGCTTCAATCGTAATCTGGTTTAACAATGTGGAATGCTCATAGGAGTTAAAGTTACTAAGTGCTTGATTGTTATTAAAATATTCTACAATCAATTGCGATTTCAGTAAGTTCTTATTTACTTCATTTGCTAAGGTATCTGCATCTGCATGTTGTGGATTACTATAAGCAATTTCTCCATTTCTCTTATCATAAATTGCGATTTCCCCAGTATGTTGATTTACATATAATTTTAAATTTGCATTCTCTACTCCAAGAACCATTCCTTCTACCGATGGACTATTGTCTGTGAGCGGTATGAATTTTTTTCCCTCTTCATAAGAATACTCTAATAAATAGTCCTTATAGTCATCGTAGAACACATAATGAATCAAATAATAAACGCCATAGCTGATTACTCCAACCAGGAGTACCGCTAAGCACGAAAGAAGTATTTTCTTTAACAACTTCATGTCTTATGTCCTCCTAGCCTCGATTTTGTAATTCAATATAAACATTCCGAAAGAAACCATATACTTGAGATAATAAATCAAAAAGCATCATTGTTATAAAGATAATAATTAACATAGAAAAAAAGGTTAATATTAAAGTTACTAAAGTTTTGGCTAGGGAATAATTGTGAATAATCATAATACCCATAAGAATTAAAATTGCTGTCCATGCAACCCCAAATACAAGGATAAGGTAATAAAATGCTTCTTCGTCTGCTGCAACAAACCCCGATATTATCGTTGCAGGGATTAAAGTTAATACGAGTGGTAACAAAGCATATCCTACCGACGTTACGATATCCTTAAATCGCCCTTCTCCTCCCATTAAACAGGTAACAGACCAATTACCAATACAAAAAAGGAGAAATAAAAGCATTACCCCACCTAATTCGTTCATAGAATCCACACTTCTTGGATCTACGTCATTTACAATAAAACTTGCATGGATACGGTTCATACTAAAGCAAAAACTAAATAATGCTGTTATGATTATGGCTACTGGAACACTTCCTCGCTCTCTGTGTCTTAATTCATAATACCCGTCTGCAGGGTGAGTCAGAATATAAAACGGATACCGCAATTTTCCCTTCGAAAACCAACGTTTCATTCTAATCCACCCCCATCCGTATTATCTACTATATTCTTTCGTTTTCTTATGATTGATTTCGTGATCATAGTTCCTGCTAAAATAACAACAATTCCTGTTAGTAGAAAACTTAGATTTTGCTTTAATATTTCATTACGATAGCGCTTGTAGGCTATGGAATAATACTCACGGCTCATACCAAGTTTTAAATATTTCATTGCCAACTTATTATCTCCTTTGGATAAATAAGCTTTTCCGATGCCCACATTTGCAATTTCAAAATTTTCGTCAAGCTTTAAAACCTGCTCCCATTTTTCAACCGCTAAGGATTCATCCCCATCAAAGCGAAGCGCTACTGCATCGTTAATTAACGTTCCATATTCGGTTGCTTGAAACACTAAAATTTCAGCTCTTGTTGAATCTAATACTAAAATCATATTATTTGATGATTCAATTGCCACTGGAGCAACAAAGGTACCCGCCTGCGAACCAAGCCCTCCGAAGATATAAAGGAGATTTCCTTCATAATCGTAGGTGAAGATTCTTCCTCTTCTGGAGTCTAAGATGGAGTAAATTCCATTATTTCGATATACCACATCAACGATTTTACTTGGCCCTGCGTAGCTGTTCATTCCACCGGTCCTTAAATCCCCGCCTACATTCTTCTTTACTCCTTTTTTTATTACGTCTTCACCGCTAGGATTTAATCTACGTACCGCCTGTTCTCCAGCATTATCAATATTTGATGCGAAGATAAAACCTTTTTCATCGATATCGATTCCTGTAAATTCGGTTGGGATAAATAGTGACTGTCTGCTCCGTTCTTTTTTTGTTGATAATCTCCGCCAAAACTTCTCCCATAGTGTAATCTCAACCTTAATGGTTCCAAAGAAACTAGTAAATTGACCATCCGAATCAAAAACCATAATTCCTTCCGTCATACCTTTCGCGATACAAAAGATACGGTCTGCATAATCTACAGTAACTTTAAGAGGTGTAAAAACATAACCTGCTTCTAAAACATCGCTTTGCGGATTATCTACAATCTTTATTAATTGGTCTTCCGAATTAAGTACCACGATTCGTTTGTTCTCAGAATCTGCGATGTAAAGTTCATTTTTCTTCGATATTGCTATACCGTAAGGTCGGTTAAAATGATCAGTGGTACCGTTATTGTTAAACTCTGTAATGACCCGAACTAATTTTGTCATGGTGTCATTTAGCACCACAATCTTGTTATTGTTAGTATCTGCGATGTATACAAGCCCATCCGGTGCAATACATAAATCCTGTGGATTATTAAATGCTTTCATTCCAAAGGATACACCTGAAATACTATGATCTGGTACATATGCTGCCGGTGTGTGTACGATATAATCACGATAATCGTAATTATAAGTATCATACGGAACATGATCATTTGCTAACGCTGTCACATTACCAAACATCATACAAAAGATTAGGGTAGTGATTATTACAGCGATTCGCGTTTGCTTCTTTAATTTCATTCACTATCCTCCTATTCTTTCATACCTGATGTTGTCATCGTTTCAAGAATATTACTTTGACAGATTAAAAAGAAGGTAATCGGGATTGCTGCCAGTATAAAACTAACTGCTGCGGAAGCACCCGCTCTTTTAGCACCGCCTGCGGTAATCTGCTGTAAGGCAAATTGTAAAGGTTTTAATTCTTCACTTCGTAAGAAGGTGCTTCCAGTATTCCCCCACATCTGCTGAAATTGAAAGATTGCGAGCGTTAACCATGCCGGTTTTACGTTAGGCATAATAATGGTCCAGTAGGTCTTCCATTCACTTGCACCATCTAGTCTGGAAGATTCAACTAGCGTGGTTGGTATCTGCTCCATAAACTGTTTCATTAGATAAAGTCCCATACCAAACTGCCAAGCTGGAAGTATTAATGCTAAGTACGTATTGTTAATATGTAAGAATGAAATTATCATATAATTTGGAATCTGTGTTACTGTCCAAGAAAACATCATGGATAATACAATCATATGGAAGATAATTTTCTTTCCAGGAAAGTCATGTTTTGCTAATGGATAGGCTGCTAGTGAAGCGACCAGTACATGACCAACCGTTCCAAATCCTGTGATAATAAAAGTATTAAAGATGTATCTTGAGAATGGTACCCAAGTATCATTCATCAATACAAACAGGTCCGTAAAGTTTTCTAAGGTCGGATTCTTTACGAAGATTGCCGGAGGATATTTAAAAATTTCATCCAATGGCTTTAGTGCATTATTCGCAATCATAACGAGCGGAAGCGCCATAAAGATACCGCAAAAAAACATCAAGGTGAATAATAGCCCATTCCCGGCAGCGGAACGGTTTAGCTGCTTTTGCCTACGAAATAATCGCCTTTTAGGCTTCATGTAATCTCTAGCCACCTTATTCCCCTACCCTTCTTAGTAATCTTTGAACAAGTTTATTCGTTCCTACCATCAGTAAGAATAACACGCTAGCAATGGCGGAAGCATAACCCATCTCAAAACGATAAGTACCATAGTCAAGTAAATGCGTTACTATCGTAGTACCAGCATAATTCACACTCGGGTTACCAGCTAATTGTATGGATACATCAGCGATTGCAAAGGATTGCGTGATTTGCATAACCGCACCAAACATTAATTGAGGCTTCATGGCTGGTAATGTCACATGCCATAGTTCTTGCCATCTGTTCTTAACTCCATCAACTGCTGCCGCCTCGTATAACGTACGATCAACCGTTTGTAATCCTGCGATAAATGCTAAGAATCCAGTACCAAGACTTAACCATAATTGGACCACAATAAGGAACGGTAAGATGTATTTCGCATCCTTCATCCAAATCTTCGCTTCATTTATAACACCCCAGTTCATTAAGAAGCCATTCAAGATGCCGTAACGATCTCCGGTAAAGATTAGATTCCAGATTAAATATGCCTGCCCGCAGATGGAAGGTGCATAGAAAACTAAGGTTAGGAAAGCTCTTAACTTTCCATGAAACTCATTGATAATCCATGCAAATAACAGGCAAAGTAAATAGCTGGCTGGTCCCGTAATTATTGCAAAGAGTAACGTATTTTTTAAAGCAATGAGGAATATATTATCCTCTAAAAAAAGTTTCGTGTAGTTTGCCCATCCAATAAATGTTGGAGCTTCTAACATATTAAAATAAGTAAAACTTAAGATAATGGATACCAAAATTGGTAACACAGTAAAGAAAAAGAATAGTATTAGGTACGGTGCCATCATAAGGTAGGAAGTTTTACTTTTGACGATTCGCTTTCTTAATGACGATTTCCTTCTTACTTCAATTAATATATCTTGCTGATTTTTAGCCAAAATTTCCCCTCCTAATCCTTAGTCATTCGACAATGGCATATGAAATTCTTTTCTCTTGTAATTAATTTCATCATTAATATAGATGATATTATCCATGAGGCACTCTCTTGCAGATGCAGAATCCGTATTCGTGGTTACTTTATAGAATGCATTGTCGATGTTTCTCCAAGTAAAGTATCCACCTGGTACCTGTCTTGTACCAACAACACTTTGAAACTGTTTCTTTAAAGCATTGTAATCTGCAGATGGCCATGGAAGGCTTTCAAATGCTTCTTTATTCGCAGTTGCTACACGCGCAGAAGCTCCCATTAAACTTTCCATCTCTTTTCCATAAAGTGTTTGTATCTCTGCGCTAGTCCACCACTTTAAAAATTCCCAGGAGTCTTCTTTATATTTTGACGACTCCATAATAACGCAGGCTGAACCAACACTAGCTACATTTCGATTTATTGTCCCGTCTTCTTTCCTCATACCAGGGACCGGTGCAAATCCCCACAGCCCTTTGATGTCGGGAGCAGAAACTTGAAAATTATTATAAACAGAATAATCCGCAATAATGATTGGACATTCCCCAGTACGAAATCGGTCCTCAACACTGGTAACTTTATCGAGTTTATATTCGGTATAGAGACTACAATACTCCTTAAATGCGTTAATTCCTTCATCACTATCTAGTGCAGATTTTGTTGCATCTTCGTTATAATACTGGCCACCGTACTGATTTAGTAGCATTAAGAAATTTAACTCATTTGGTAACATACCAAATTCCATCTGATTTTTAGCAAGTACTGACATGATTACTTTCACATCATCCCAAGTTTGTGGTAAGGTAAGTCCCAACTCTTTTAAGATATCTTTTCGATAAAACATCATCGGGAATGTTTGTGTCTCTGGGAGAGCGAAGGTATGATTGTCATAGGTGAACGGAACCAGTGCGCTATCAAAAAAGCGCTCCCTAACTTCCTTTAAGTCACTAAACTGACTTAAGTCAGCAACCGCATTACGAAGTCCATAATTCATAGGCATATCATTCGAGCTTTGGATTGCGCTATTATAAGTTGGATTTGATATATTAAGCTGAATCGCGACATCGGGTCCTTGGCCAGCAAGCGTTGCTTGTAGTAAAGTTCCCATATCAACGAGCATTACATTTACATTAATTCCTGTTCTCTTTGTAAAGGTCTCATCAATCAAGGATTTGATTACATTTGCCTGGTCACGTCCAGTACCAACCCATAACGTAATGGTATGGCTTTCTTTCCCTCTTTCTGAAACATTACCAATCTGGTTGTAATCGATAACAAAGGAATAAAAAAGTCTACAAATCTCGTACCATAATTTCGACCAGAAAGAACTTCTCGATATATTCGCATCCACATCTGGCGAATAGATGTAAATGGCATCTAACTGTAAAGGTTGCGAAACTGCCCCTGATAACCAAGTTCCTACCGCACGAACGTTAATCTTATAAGAAGTCACAATCTTTTTAAAATATTCCTGATCTTTTATTAAGTCCTCTAACTGATCACGCATCGTTACTAAAACAGCTTCCTTATCACTACTTCCTCCTGCTACCTCACGTAAATGTTTGATTGCGAAATCGAGTTGATTATGTACATCGATTAGCTCAGCTTCTAGCTCTGGTAATTTTGCTTCAATCTGATAATCACTATAAATATCCGGTTTCACACCCGTAATACGGATGATCTTTCGATAGATAGAGTTTAGTTTTGATAAGGATTCTTGAACCTCTCCGATGATACTAGAGAATTCGCCTAATACGTTTTGCATACGAAGGGTATGATTTCCTGCTTCTAAATAAATCTTATAGGCATCATTATTTTCATCCATTAAGGTATCAAATCTCCAATTGGATTGATATTGGAAGCCATAATCGCTTAGTTCATTGAACAAAACATTACCGTCAATTGTAATTTTTCGCGAAACATAGATACCTCTTACGAAATTTTGTTTCGCATAGAACCCAATTTTGTAATAACCGCTCTCTGGTACCTCAAAATCCCATTCCATCCACTGGCCTACCAAACGCCAGGAATTGCCTCCAATCGTGTTGTTTAGCAGTTCTTTGGTACTTGAAGGATAAACCGCAGGGGAGGATTGGTCTTGTTTTGGATACAACATTTGCGAAGACGTTTTCGTAACAGATTCTGCTTCGACCCTTACAAGAATGCCTGACGTATCCTTTGCATTCATCCCATCCCATTCTGCTTTTTTAGTTTTATAG is a window of Lachnoclostridium phytofermentans ISDg DNA encoding:
- a CDS encoding extracellular solute-binding protein, which produces MNNKKEKKKMGRRMRFRRTLSFLLAATMLFTPIQSGKTIIAAENKTLADYEEIVGSYSVDKSIPRYTIYKEGFNNVKPPDEYTIEANDYVYYTEGELDSNKKEIAAIPEELNDYEGMDGTSVIISETGFIEYEVDIKNAGFYDIALTYYPIEGKNSEIQRSFFIDGELPYDELALIEFSRVWSNNITETYLNEDGIPTKKWEKDNQGNDLKPTLYETPEWITSYLYDSNGFVINQLSVYFTEGVHKISMLSLREPMLLRRITLNNTTEVVDYKTKKAEWDGMNAKDTSGILVRVEAESVTKTSSQMLYPKQDQSSPAVYPSSTKELLNNTIGGNSWRLVGQWMEWDFEVPESGYYKIGFYAKQNFVRGIYVSRKITIDGNVLFNELSDYGFQYQSNWRFDTLMDENNDAYKIYLEAGNHTLRMQNVLGEFSSIIGEVQESLSKLNSIYRKIIRITGVKPDIYSDYQIEAKLPELEAELIDVHNQLDFAIKHLREVAGGSSDKEAVLVTMRDQLEDLIKDQEYFKKIVTSYKINVRAVGTWLSGAVSQPLQLDAIYIYSPDVDANISRSSFWSKLWYEICRLFYSFVIDYNQIGNVSERGKESHTITLWVGTGRDQANVIKSLIDETFTKRTGINVNVMLVDMGTLLQATLAGQGPDVAIQLNISNPTYNSAIQSSNDMPMNYGLRNAVADLSQFSDLKEVRERFFDSALVPFTYDNHTFALPETQTFPMMFYRKDILKELGLTLPQTWDDVKVIMSVLAKNQMEFGMLPNELNFLMLLNQYGGQYYNEDATKSALDSDEGINAFKEYCSLYTEYKLDKVTSVEDRFRTGECPIIIADYSVYNNFQVSAPDIKGLWGFAPVPGMRKEDGTINRNVASVGSACVIMESSKYKEDSWEFLKWWTSAEIQTLYGKEMESLMGASARVATANKEAFESLPWPSADYNALKKQFQSVVGTRQVPGGYFTWRNIDNAFYKVTTNTDSASARECLMDNIIYINDEINYKRKEFHMPLSND